Proteins co-encoded in one Malus sylvestris chromosome 9, drMalSylv7.2, whole genome shotgun sequence genomic window:
- the LOC126583398 gene encoding uncharacterized protein LOC126583398: MSSSSASKAIVAASVGIVEALKDQGICRWNSALRYAGQQAKSQVRSFSQANSKLSSPSSSALSKVRDEKMKKSEESLRIVMYLSCWGPNN; encoded by the coding sequence ATGAGTTCATCAAGTGCAAGCAAGGCTATAGTGGCAGCAAGTGTTGGAATTGTGGAGGCACTCAAGGACCAAGGGATTTGCAGATGGAACTCTGCTTTGAGATATGCTGGCCAACAAGCCAAGAGCCAAGTGAGGTCATTTTCTCAGGCCAACAGCAAgctctcttctccttcttcctcagcTCTGAGTAAAGTGAGAGatgagaagatgaagaaatcagAGGAGTCTTTGAGGATAGTCATGTACCTGAGCTGCTGGGGTCCCAACAACTAA
- the LOC126583399 gene encoding uncharacterized protein LOC126583399, giving the protein MGSSSTSNSIVAASVGVVEALKDQGICGWNSALRYAGQQAKSQVRSFSQANSKLSSPSSSALSKVRDEKMKRSEESLRTVMYLSCWGPNN; this is encoded by the coding sequence aTGGGTTCATCAAGCACAAGCAACTCTATAGTGGCAGCAAGTGTTGGAGTTGTGGAGGCACTCAAGGACCAAGGGATTTGCGGATGGAACTCTGCCTTGAGATATGCAGGCCAACAAGCCAAGAGCCAAGTGAGGTCATTTTCTCAGGCCAACAGCAAgctctcttctccttcttcttcagcTCTTAGTAAAGTGAGAGATGAGAAAATGAAGAGATCAGAGGAGTCTTTGAGGACAGTCATGTACCTCAGCTGCTGGGGTCCCAACAACTAG